In the Caballeronia sp. LZ062 genome, one interval contains:
- the hrcA gene encoding heat-inducible transcriptional repressor HrcA, giving the protein MLDPRAQTLLKTLIERYIAEGQPVGSRTLSRHSGLELSPATIRNVMSDLEDLGLVASPHTSAGRIPTPRGYRLFVDTMLTVEAPQDEAMTTAVKTRLQGEEPQKIVAAAASVLSSLSSFAGVILTPRRSHMFKQIEFMRLSDKRILLIIVTPEGDVQNRMMATQRDYSPSQLTEASNYINAHFAGLSFDEVRRRLREEIDQLRGDMTTLMQAAVVASTAETDPGETVLISGERNLLEVADLSSDMARLRKLFDLFDQKTSLLQLLDVSSHAQGVQIFIGGESNLVPIEEMSVVTAPYEVNGKIVGTLGVIGPTRMAYNRVIPIVDITARLLSMSLSQQ; this is encoded by the coding sequence ATGCTAGACCCACGTGCACAAACCCTCCTAAAAACGTTGATCGAGCGTTACATCGCCGAAGGTCAGCCGGTCGGTTCGCGCACGTTATCACGGCACTCCGGTCTCGAACTGAGTCCCGCGACCATCCGCAACGTGATGTCGGACCTCGAGGACCTCGGCCTCGTCGCGAGTCCGCATACGTCGGCCGGGCGCATTCCCACGCCGCGCGGCTATCGCCTGTTCGTCGACACCATGCTGACGGTCGAAGCCCCGCAGGACGAGGCGATGACCACGGCCGTCAAGACGCGTCTGCAAGGCGAGGAGCCGCAGAAGATCGTCGCGGCAGCGGCGAGCGTGCTGTCCAGTCTGTCCTCGTTCGCGGGCGTGATCCTTACCCCGCGCCGAAGCCATATGTTCAAGCAGATTGAGTTCATGCGGCTGTCGGACAAGCGCATTCTGCTGATCATCGTGACGCCGGAAGGCGACGTGCAGAACCGCATGATGGCCACGCAGCGCGACTACTCGCCCTCGCAACTCACGGAAGCCTCCAACTACATCAACGCGCATTTCGCGGGCCTGTCCTTCGACGAAGTGCGCCGCCGGCTGCGCGAGGAAATCGACCAATTGCGCGGCGACATGACCACGCTCATGCAAGCGGCGGTCGTCGCGAGCACGGCCGAGACCGATCCCGGCGAGACCGTGCTGATTTCCGGCGAGCGCAATCTGCTCGAAGTCGCGGACCTTTCGTCCGACATGGCGCGCCTGCGCAAACTTTTCGACCTCTTCGACCAAAAGACGAGCCTCCTGCAATTGCTGGATGTTTCGAGTCACGCGCAGGGCGTGCAGATCTTCATCGGCGGGGAATCGAATCTCGTGCCGATCGAGGAAATGAGCGTCGTGACCGCGCCGTACGAAGTCAACGGCAAGATCGTCGGTACGCTCGGCGTGATCGGCCCGACGCGCATGGCCTACAACCGCGTGATTCCCATCGTCGATATCACGGCGCGCCTCTTGTCCATGTCGCTCAGCCAGCAATAA
- a CDS encoding NAD kinase, whose product MEIGQFKTVALVGRTNTPGIEAPLRSLAEHIANQGFDVVFEAGTAKDVGVSEYPGLSIAEIGARADVAVVLGGDGTMLGVGRQLAPYRTPLIGVNHGRLGFITDIPLAEMRERVPQMLAGQFEREERSLLEARIVRNDKPIYHALAFNDVVVNRSGFSGMAELRVSVDGHFMYNQRSDGLIVATPTGSTAYALSSAGPILHPQLQGFVLVPIAPHSLSNRPIVLPDDSKVTIQIIGGRDVNVNFDMQSFTAVELNDAIEVRRSRYTVPVLHPVGYSTYATLRKKLHWNEHPSQDSSV is encoded by the coding sequence ATGGAAATTGGCCAATTCAAGACCGTCGCCCTTGTCGGGCGAACCAACACACCCGGCATCGAGGCGCCGCTGCGATCCCTCGCGGAGCACATTGCGAACCAGGGCTTCGACGTCGTGTTCGAAGCGGGCACCGCGAAGGACGTCGGCGTGAGCGAATATCCCGGCTTGTCGATCGCGGAAATCGGCGCGCGGGCGGATGTCGCCGTCGTGCTAGGAGGCGACGGCACCATGCTCGGCGTCGGCCGCCAGCTCGCGCCGTACAGGACGCCGCTCATCGGCGTGAATCACGGGCGGCTCGGCTTCATCACGGACATTCCGCTCGCGGAAATGCGCGAACGCGTGCCGCAAATGCTCGCCGGGCAGTTCGAGCGCGAGGAGCGCAGCCTGCTCGAAGCGCGGATCGTGCGCAATGACAAGCCCATTTACCACGCGCTCGCGTTCAACGACGTAGTCGTGAATCGCAGCGGCTTTTCGGGCATGGCGGAGTTGCGCGTCTCGGTGGACGGCCACTTCATGTACAACCAGCGCTCCGACGGGCTGATCGTCGCCACACCGACCGGCTCCACGGCGTATGCGCTGTCGTCGGCCGGGCCGATCCTGCATCCGCAGCTGCAAGGCTTCGTGCTCGTGCCCATTGCGCCGCATTCGCTTTCGAACCGTCCGATCGTGCTGCCCGACGACTCGAAGGTCACCATTCAGATCATCGGCGGGCGCGACGTGAACGTGAACTTCGACATGCAGTCCTTCACGGCGGTCGAACTGAACGACGCCATCGAGGTGCGGCGCTCCAGGTACACCGTGCCGGTTCTGCATCCGGTCGGCTACAGCACGTACGCCACGCTGCGCAAGAAGCTCCACTGGAACGAGCATCCCTCGCAGGACTCGTCTGTCTGA
- the recN gene encoding DNA repair protein RecN yields the protein MLRHLSIRDFVIVAALDIEFDSGFTVFSGETGAGKSILIDALALTLGARADASVVRTGEPRADITAEFGTHAHVVRWLDEHTLSQDGDTVMLRRVIDSSGRSRAFINGTPATLTQLREVGEMLVDIHGQHAHQLLMRPDAQRELFDTHAGLVDTASTVNRAWRAYREAQQAVDAAQSRDRELQLERERLAWQLSEFDKLAPQPGEWEEVSAEHHRLSHSASLIDGVQNALGALSESDDAMISQLGAIISKLRTLADIDPALNDVLASLEPAEIQLQEASYSLSHYAQRLELDPDRLAQVEKRMDQLHSTARKFRLQPEALPEEHEARRRQLAALDAAADLDALNAAAEKAKDAYLAEAKALSKARAKAAKALSKAVTEGMQELSMAGGSFEVALVPLAEGGANGLEQIEFRVAGHAGVALRPLAKVASGGELARISLALAVIASTASPTPTLIFDEVDTGIGGGVAEVVGRLLHQLGRDRQVLCVTHLPQVAARGDQHFQVAKSSDDAGGTVSTVTPLDKAKRIEEVARMLGGIEITATTRKHAKEMLAA from the coding sequence ATGCTCCGTCATCTCTCCATTCGAGACTTCGTCATCGTTGCCGCGCTCGACATCGAATTCGATTCGGGCTTCACGGTATTTTCGGGTGAAACCGGCGCGGGCAAGTCGATTCTGATCGACGCCCTTGCGCTCACGCTCGGCGCGCGTGCCGACGCGAGCGTCGTGCGCACGGGCGAGCCGCGCGCGGACATCACCGCCGAGTTCGGCACGCACGCGCACGTGGTTCGCTGGCTCGACGAGCACACGCTCTCGCAGGACGGTGACACCGTGATGCTGCGCCGCGTGATCGATTCGAGCGGCCGCTCGCGCGCGTTCATCAACGGCACGCCGGCCACGCTGACGCAGCTTCGCGAAGTAGGCGAAATGCTCGTCGACATCCACGGTCAGCACGCGCATCAATTATTGATGCGGCCGGACGCGCAGCGCGAGCTGTTTGATACGCACGCCGGTCTCGTCGATACGGCGAGCACCGTGAATCGCGCATGGCGCGCGTATCGCGAGGCGCAGCAGGCCGTCGATGCCGCGCAAAGCCGCGACCGCGAACTGCAACTGGAGCGCGAGCGTCTCGCGTGGCAACTGAGCGAATTCGACAAGCTCGCGCCACAGCCCGGCGAATGGGAGGAAGTGAGCGCGGAGCACCATCGGCTGTCGCATTCGGCGAGTCTCATCGACGGAGTGCAGAACGCGCTCGGCGCGCTCTCCGAATCCGATGACGCGATGATCTCGCAACTCGGCGCGATCATCTCCAAGCTGCGGACTCTGGCGGACATCGACCCGGCGCTCAACGACGTGCTGGCCTCCCTCGAACCGGCCGAGATTCAGTTGCAGGAGGCGTCGTACTCGCTGTCGCACTACGCGCAGCGGCTGGAACTCGATCCGGACCGGCTCGCGCAAGTCGAAAAGCGCATGGATCAATTGCACTCGACGGCGCGCAAGTTCCGCCTTCAGCCCGAAGCTCTCCCGGAAGAACACGAAGCGCGCCGCCGGCAGCTTGCCGCGCTCGACGCCGCCGCCGATCTCGACGCGCTGAACGCCGCCGCCGAAAAAGCGAAGGACGCTTATCTCGCCGAAGCGAAAGCGCTCTCGAAGGCGCGCGCGAAGGCGGCCAAGGCGCTCTCGAAAGCCGTCACCGAAGGCATGCAGGAACTGTCGATGGCGGGCGGCAGCTTCGAAGTCGCGCTCGTGCCGCTCGCGGAAGGCGGCGCGAACGGGCTCGAGCAGATCGAGTTTCGCGTCGCGGGTCACGCGGGCGTGGCGCTTCGGCCGCTCGCGAAGGTCGCGTCGGGAGGCGAGTTGGCCCGCATCAGCCTCGCGCTCGCCGTGATCGCGAGTACCGCCAGCCCGACGCCCACGCTAATCTTCGACGAAGTGGACACGGGCATCGGCGGTGGCGTCGCGGAAGTCGTCGGAAGGCTGCTGCATCAACTCGGACGCGACCGTCAGGTGCTGTGTGTCACGCACTTGCCGCAAGTGGCTGCGCGCGGGGATCAGCATTTCCAGGTCGCGAAGTCATCCGACGATGCCGGCGGCACGGTCAGCACGGTGACGCCGCTCGACAAGGCGAAGCGCATCGAGGAAGTGGCGCGCATGCTCGGCGGTATCGAAATCACGGCGACGACGCGCAAGCACGCGAAGGAGATGCTGGCGGCGTGA
- the glnE gene encoding bifunctional [glutamate--ammonia ligase]-adenylyl-L-tyrosine phosphorylase/[glutamate--ammonia-ligase] adenylyltransferase yields the protein MTDVTLRSSDYSNYAARAYAARAELAAHVAQWAQLPVTREWIEARLNAHCEHCAPGGMLDEAALKTALRRLRVDVFCTVMERDLRGAADVAEVTGAMTDLAEVTIQCALAVLTADLETLFGEPRGPNGERLTLGVVGMGKLGGRELNASSDIDLIFVYEDDGETAGGKRAPLPTQEFFTRLGRRLIGALAEITQDGYVFRVDMRLRPNGDSGPLVCSLGMLEEYFYVQGREWERYAWIKARLVSERESESAQRLAKQLDAIATPFVYRRYLDYGVIAAIRSLHQQIRQEARRRASMRPDKADDIKLGRGGIREIEFSAQVFQLIRGGQAAEFRIRPTLDVLERAAANGLIAPAVSDALTEAYLFLRTVEHRLQYRNDAQTHAMPVADEERALLASSLGFADYAALMAKLDAHREFVEQQFDAIFADKVSGEGGCGVADDSAASWIWSSALADDSAQEELAARLMELGFANPAPVLARLTGVWNSSRYAGLPEQSRGRFDIVAQRALEAVQSIDAARRVDTITRLFDLLEATAKRGAYLALLTEYPAALDRVLSVLSGSRWAAGYLIRHPQLLDELLDDEAISSPFDWDEFRRSLNARLTAAEDAEHQMDLLRHAHQAEVFRILLLDLAGRLTVEHLSDRLSELADAVLDVTVETVWKQFPKRHRETPRFSVIAYGKLGGKELGYASDLDLIFLYDDPDDAASDIYAMFARRLITWLTAATGAGTLFDVDLRLRPNGESGLLVTSLDSFRRYQLREGDAANTAWVWEHQALSRARFSAGDADIGAQFEAIRADVLVMERDAAALALEIVAMRERVAAGHPNRTDLFDLKHNRGGMVDIEFIVQYWVLLHTRTHREFLRNAGNITLLRIAARSGLISESDAETIGAAYRHYRKLQHTLRLDGMEKARVDPAVVRVEREAVTALWRRVFGDGM from the coding sequence ATGACCGACGTGACTTTGCGCAGTTCCGACTATTCCAACTATGCGGCCCGCGCCTACGCGGCGCGCGCCGAACTGGCCGCGCACGTCGCGCAGTGGGCGCAGTTGCCCGTCACGCGCGAGTGGATCGAGGCGCGTCTGAACGCGCACTGCGAGCACTGCGCTCCCGGCGGCATGCTGGACGAAGCCGCGCTGAAAACCGCGCTGCGGCGCCTTCGCGTGGACGTGTTCTGCACGGTCATGGAGCGCGATCTGCGCGGCGCGGCCGATGTCGCCGAAGTCACCGGCGCGATGACCGATCTCGCCGAAGTCACGATCCAGTGCGCGCTCGCGGTGCTGACCGCGGACCTCGAAACGCTCTTCGGCGAGCCGCGCGGCCCGAATGGCGAGCGGCTGACGCTCGGCGTTGTCGGCATGGGAAAGCTCGGCGGGCGCGAGCTGAACGCGTCGTCGGATATCGATTTGATCTTCGTCTATGAAGACGACGGCGAAACTGCCGGCGGCAAGCGCGCGCCGCTCCCGACGCAGGAATTCTTCACGCGGCTCGGGCGGCGGCTGATCGGCGCGCTCGCGGAAATCACGCAGGACGGCTACGTGTTTCGCGTCGATATGCGGCTGCGTCCGAACGGCGATTCGGGGCCGCTCGTGTGCAGTCTCGGCATGCTGGAAGAGTACTTCTACGTTCAGGGCCGCGAATGGGAGCGCTACGCGTGGATCAAGGCGCGGCTCGTCTCCGAGCGCGAAAGCGAGTCCGCGCAACGGCTCGCGAAGCAACTCGACGCAATCGCGACGCCGTTCGTCTACCGCCGCTATCTCGATTACGGCGTGATCGCCGCCATTCGCTCGCTGCATCAGCAAATACGGCAGGAAGCGCGGCGGCGCGCGTCCATGCGCCCCGACAAGGCCGACGACATCAAGCTCGGGCGCGGCGGCATTCGCGAAATCGAGTTCAGCGCGCAAGTGTTTCAGTTGATTCGCGGCGGACAGGCAGCGGAATTTCGCATTCGGCCGACGCTCGACGTGCTCGAACGCGCGGCGGCAAACGGGCTGATTGCGCCTGCGGTGAGCGATGCGCTCACCGAGGCGTATCTCTTCCTGCGCACGGTCGAGCATCGTCTGCAATATCGCAACGACGCGCAGACGCACGCGATGCCCGTCGCCGACGAGGAGCGTGCGCTGCTGGCCTCATCGCTCGGCTTCGCGGATTACGCCGCGCTGATGGCGAAGCTCGACGCGCATCGCGAATTCGTCGAGCAGCAATTCGACGCGATCTTCGCCGACAAGGTGAGCGGCGAGGGCGGCTGCGGCGTCGCGGACGATTCGGCGGCGTCGTGGATCTGGAGCAGCGCGCTCGCCGACGATTCCGCGCAGGAGGAACTCGCCGCGCGTCTCATGGAACTGGGCTTCGCGAACCCGGCGCCGGTGCTCGCGCGGCTGACGGGCGTGTGGAATTCGTCGCGCTATGCCGGGTTGCCGGAGCAAAGCCGCGGGCGCTTCGACATCGTCGCGCAGCGCGCGCTCGAAGCCGTGCAGTCCATCGACGCCGCGCGCCGTGTCGATACCATCACGCGGCTCTTCGATCTGCTGGAAGCGACGGCCAAGCGCGGCGCGTATCTCGCGCTGCTGACCGAATACCCGGCGGCGCTGGATCGCGTGCTCTCGGTGTTGTCGGGCTCGCGCTGGGCGGCGGGTTATCTGATCCGCCATCCGCAACTGTTGGACGAATTGCTCGACGACGAAGCCATTTCGAGCCCGTTCGACTGGGACGAATTCCGCCGTTCGCTGAACGCGCGTCTCACTGCCGCCGAGGATGCGGAACATCAGATGGATTTGCTGCGCCACGCGCACCAGGCCGAAGTGTTCCGTATTCTGCTGCTCGATCTCGCCGGGCGGCTGACGGTCGAGCACCTGAGCGACCGCTTGTCCGAACTTGCGGACGCGGTGCTCGACGTGACCGTCGAAACTGTCTGGAAGCAGTTCCCGAAGCGGCATCGCGAGACGCCGCGCTTCTCCGTCATCGCGTATGGAAAGCTGGGCGGCAAGGAACTGGGTTACGCGTCCGATCTCGATCTGATCTTTCTCTACGACGACCCCGACGACGCCGCCTCCGACATCTACGCGATGTTCGCGCGCCGCCTCATCACCTGGCTCACGGCGGCGACGGGCGCGGGTACGCTCTTCGACGTGGACCTGCGGCTGCGGCCGAACGGCGAGTCCGGCTTGCTGGTCACGAGCCTGGATTCGTTCCGACGCTATCAGCTGCGCGAAGGCGATGCCGCCAATACCGCGTGGGTGTGGGAGCATCAGGCGCTGTCGCGGGCGCGCTTCAGCGCGGGCGATGCGGACATCGGCGCGCAGTTCGAAGCCATTCGCGCCGACGTGCTGGTGATGGAGCGCGATGCGGCGGCGCTCGCGCTGGAAATCGTCGCCATGCGCGAGCGCGTCGCGGCGGGGCATCCGAATCGCACCGATCTGTTCGACCTGAAGCATAATCGCGGCGGCATGGTGGATATCGAGTTCATCGTGCAGTACTGGGTATTGCTGCATACGCGTACGCACCGCGAGTTCCTGCGCAATGCGGGAAACATCACGCTGCTGAGGATCGCGGCGCGAAGCGGCCTTATTTCCGAGAGCGATGCAGAGACCATCGGCGCGGCGTACCGGCATTACCGGAAGCTGCAACACACGCTGCGGCTCGACGGCATGGAGAAGGCGCGCGTCGATCCGGCTGTCGTGCGGGTGGAGCGGGAAGCGGTGACGGCGCTGTGGCGGCGCGTGTTTGGGGATGGGATGTAA
- a CDS encoding AsmA-like C-terminal region-containing protein, which produces MSDSRRSVDPTEVGQAKPSADAERVLSRVLKVVLVVAAVLYFAVACIYLGLRYVVLPQIDSFRPRIEEAVSSRMHAQLRIGRLSARWSGMQPTIDIDNLRIDAADGSPGLAVPHASASVAWRSLVQLKPKLADLTVDGPDVIVARNAKGEITVAGVPIPTHRTGSNAFTTWLLGQEHILLRDGTLRWRDAERAAPEIAFKRLRLTIMNDGLRHRMALAAPPDGDVLHGPLDLRADFRHEPFSAMGAPANWTGRLYVSTGPLDLPTLARYVKMPFAIYDGRVENRIWLNFARGQLQTANGDLAGGNIALRVRATQPRLDLPVARFGWTVDKKDGAYTLNLSNLRAELGQPAFDDGTPVARLLTSQTLSATYRPAAVNVGQLFRVTGDQVDLGILAEFTRALPVPARVLNELVRFNPRGQIANYTIYTERVPPRSEDEVKRQREKGDAKLLHYAFKGELQGISVQAQEPPPGLTANNHPRAGIPGIENLWGAVDANESQGSISIDTKNAAVTIPGAFDDPRLLFDSLQGHATWTVADAIAPGELRRAFTIHLDTLRVKNADAEGEITAAYWNQGHGRGNLDLKAKIAHMNATRLVRYLPTSLNERVRVYLGHALQAGTARNATLEVHGDLTRFPYAKFPDAGVFRIEAPFTGGKFDPSPFPPRKMANGMPNFWPAFEGIDGTFTLAQNKLGFDIHRGHYKGVAVSRVTGRIDDTGNREAKLWIDGQAHGPLADMLQYVDNSSLGLMAKHATRKLDAKGSASLALTLGIPRYRPPPPLAPLRTEYKGSLTFADNEVAYGNLPPLTHLRGRAAFAAKTVTLDSLTAQLLGGDVRATGGVRPDGSYTFDVNGRIGTDAAARFNARMTPQVTQLLSRIDGAAPYELHVRGAKKALPTVQGSADLTGVGIDLPAPFGKTKGAPMPFALSFAPASGGASGLHDARLTLGPLQAHYLLQQVGRAEVKVDPENPAQPMNMRATLKAVRGAITVNRPADLPAEGVVADVDLNTLDADAWRKVFADATAAQKTPSAPSAPASDTVRQFVPTRAALHIGTLKLLDRRWENIAIDAHEESDNRKWLANIASDQVTGNVAFTPGAVKGGPGAVQARLDKVAIPEKSDNAPAEKAMSKPPRNMPSIDVIVNQLFLRGHDLGRFEVDAHNEVVADEPIWTLDKLQLANPDATFTANAIWRTLPGAEPPRDDESIPRRTSVDFKLDVNNGGQFLDRFGLPHTVNAGTGSVSGHAGWNGGPTAVDLDTLDGKVAVDLRHGQILRAPAAAKWLGIFSLRSLANLLTLHFADVVGKGLPFEKVTGNARIENGIGRTDDLSMITSPARVQMQGTVDLPKKTQDLHVKVIPTVGAGAVALGAAVINPLLGLGALAADLALSQSIKKAFAVDYSITGSWSKPVVQRLHGDQGKIESPAAVARPSAAQ; this is translated from the coding sequence ATGTCCGACAGCAGACGATCCGTCGACCCGACCGAAGTTGGACAAGCCAAGCCCAGCGCCGACGCCGAGCGTGTTCTGTCGCGCGTTCTCAAAGTCGTTCTCGTCGTTGCCGCCGTGCTGTATTTCGCGGTGGCGTGCATCTATCTCGGCCTGCGCTATGTCGTGCTGCCGCAGATCGACTCGTTCAGGCCGCGCATCGAAGAGGCCGTGTCCTCACGGATGCATGCGCAATTGCGCATCGGCCGGCTCTCCGCGCGATGGTCGGGCATGCAGCCGACCATCGACATCGACAATCTTCGCATCGACGCCGCCGACGGCTCGCCGGGGCTCGCGGTGCCCCATGCAAGCGCGAGCGTCGCGTGGCGCTCGCTCGTGCAACTCAAGCCAAAGCTCGCGGACCTGACTGTCGATGGCCCCGACGTCATCGTCGCGCGCAACGCGAAGGGCGAGATCACTGTCGCGGGCGTGCCGATTCCCACGCATCGCACAGGGTCCAACGCGTTCACGACATGGCTGCTCGGACAAGAGCACATCCTCCTGCGCGACGGCACGCTGCGCTGGCGCGACGCCGAGCGTGCCGCGCCAGAAATCGCCTTCAAGCGGCTGCGGCTGACCATCATGAACGACGGCCTGCGTCATCGCATGGCGCTCGCCGCGCCTCCCGACGGCGACGTGCTGCACGGCCCGCTCGATCTGCGCGCGGATTTCCGTCACGAGCCGTTCAGCGCGATGGGCGCGCCCGCGAACTGGACAGGCCGCCTGTATGTCTCGACCGGTCCGCTGGATTTGCCGACGCTCGCGCGCTACGTGAAGATGCCGTTCGCCATCTACGACGGCCGCGTGGAAAACCGCATCTGGCTGAACTTCGCCCGCGGGCAGTTGCAGACGGCGAACGGCGATCTCGCAGGCGGCAACATCGCGCTGCGCGTGCGGGCGACGCAGCCGCGCCTCGATCTTCCCGTGGCGCGCTTTGGCTGGACCGTCGACAAGAAGGACGGCGCTTACACGCTGAATCTCTCCAACTTGCGCGCCGAACTCGGCCAGCCCGCGTTCGACGACGGCACGCCGGTCGCGCGGCTCTTGACCTCGCAGACGCTGAGCGCGACGTATCGTCCGGCGGCGGTGAACGTGGGCCAGCTTTTCCGCGTGACGGGCGATCAGGTCGATCTCGGCATCCTCGCCGAGTTCACGCGGGCGCTGCCGGTGCCGGCGCGCGTGCTCAACGAACTCGTGCGTTTCAATCCGCGCGGGCAGATCGCCAATTACACGATCTACACCGAACGCGTGCCGCCGCGCAGCGAAGACGAAGTGAAGCGTCAGCGCGAGAAAGGCGACGCGAAGCTGCTGCACTACGCGTTCAAGGGCGAATTGCAGGGCATCAGTGTGCAGGCGCAGGAGCCGCCGCCGGGGCTCACCGCCAACAATCATCCGCGCGCCGGCATTCCGGGCATCGAAAACCTGTGGGGCGCGGTCGATGCGAACGAGTCGCAAGGCAGCATCAGCATCGATACGAAAAACGCGGCGGTCACCATTCCCGGCGCCTTCGACGATCCGCGCCTCCTGTTCGATTCGCTGCAGGGTCATGCAACGTGGACGGTCGCGGATGCCATCGCGCCGGGCGAATTGCGCCGCGCGTTCACGATTCATCTGGATACGCTGCGCGTGAAGAACGCCGACGCCGAAGGCGAAATCACCGCCGCATACTGGAATCAGGGCCACGGACGCGGCAACCTCGACCTGAAGGCGAAGATCGCGCATATGAACGCGACGCGCCTCGTCCGGTATCTGCCGACGAGCCTCAATGAGCGCGTGCGCGTTTATCTCGGCCACGCGTTGCAGGCGGGCACCGCGCGCAATGCCACGCTCGAAGTCCACGGCGATCTCACGCGCTTTCCTTACGCGAAGTTTCCGGATGCCGGCGTGTTTCGCATCGAAGCGCCGTTCACGGGCGGCAAGTTCGACCCGTCGCCCTTCCCGCCGCGCAAGATGGCCAACGGCATGCCGAACTTCTGGCCGGCGTTCGAGGGCATCGACGGCACGTTCACGCTCGCGCAGAACAAGCTCGGCTTCGACATTCATCGCGGGCATTACAAGGGCGTCGCGGTGTCGCGCGTGACAGGACGCATCGACGATACGGGCAATCGCGAGGCGAAGCTGTGGATCGACGGCCAGGCGCACGGCCCGCTCGCCGACATGCTGCAATACGTCGACAACAGCTCGCTCGGCCTGATGGCGAAGCACGCCACGCGCAAGCTCGACGCGAAGGGCAGCGCGTCGCTCGCGCTCACGCTCGGCATTCCGCGCTATCGTCCGCCGCCGCCGCTTGCGCCGCTGCGCACGGAGTACAAAGGCTCGCTGACCTTCGCCGACAATGAAGTCGCGTATGGGAATCTGCCGCCGCTCACGCATCTGCGGGGCCGCGCGGCGTTCGCGGCGAAGACCGTCACGCTCGACTCGCTCACGGCGCAACTGCTCGGCGGCGACGTGCGCGCGACAGGCGGCGTGCGGCCCGACGGCAGCTATACGTTCGATGTGAACGGGCGCATCGGCACCGACGCCGCCGCGCGCTTCAACGCACGCATGACGCCGCAGGTCACGCAGCTTCTGTCGCGCATCGACGGCGCCGCGCCCTATGAACTGCACGTGCGCGGCGCGAAGAAAGCGCTGCCGACCGTGCAAGGCAGCGCCGATCTCACGGGCGTGGGCATCGACTTGCCCGCGCCGTTCGGCAAGACGAAGGGTGCGCCGATGCCGTTCGCGCTGAGCTTCGCGCCCGCGTCCGGCGGCGCGTCTGGTCTGCACGACGCGCGGCTCACGCTCGGGCCGCTGCAGGCGCATTACCTGTTGCAGCAGGTCGGCCGGGCCGAGGTCAAGGTCGATCCTGAAAACCCCGCGCAGCCGATGAACATGCGCGCCACGTTGAAAGCCGTGCGCGGCGCGATCACCGTGAACAGACCCGCCGACTTGCCGGCAGAAGGCGTCGTCGCCGACGTGGACCTGAACACGCTCGACGCCGATGCGTGGCGCAAGGTGTTCGCGGATGCAACGGCGGCTCAAAAGACGCCTTCCGCGCCTTCCGCGCCCGCGAGCGACACCGTTCGCCAGTTCGTGCCGACGCGCGCCGCGCTGCACATCGGCACGTTGAAGCTCCTCGACCGGCGCTGGGAAAACATCGCCATCGACGCGCACGAGGAATCGGACAATCGCAAATGGCTCGCGAACATCGCATCGGATCAGGTGACGGGCAACGTCGCGTTCACGCCCGGCGCGGTCAAGGGCGGTCCCGGCGCGGTGCAGGCGCGGCTCGACAAAGTGGCGATTCCCGAGAAGTCGGACAACGCGCCCGCCGAAAAAGCGATGAGCAAGCCGCCGCGCAACATGCCGTCCATCGATGTGATCGTTAATCAGCTCTTTCTTCGCGGCCACGATCTCGGCCGGTTCGAAGTGGACGCGCACAACGAAGTCGTCGCCGACGAGCCGATCTGGACGCTCGACAAGTTGCAGCTTGCCAACCCCGACGCGACCTTCACCGCGAACGCCATCTGGCGCACGCTGCCGGGCGCAGAGCCGCCACGCGACGACGAATCCATCCCGCGCCGCACGTCCGTCGATTTCAAGCTCGACGTGAACAACGGCGGCCAGTTTCTGGACCGCTTCGGCCTGCCGCATACCGTGAACGCCGGCACGGGTTCGGTGTCCGGTCACGCGGGCTGGAACGGCGGTCCGACCGCGGTGGACCTCGATACGCTCGACGGCAAAGTCGCCGTCGATTTGCGCCACGGGCAGATTCTGCGCGCGCCCGCCGCCGCGAAGTGGCTCGGCATCTTCAGCCTGCGCAGCCTCGCGAATCTGCTGACGCTGCATTTCGCGGATGTCGTCGGCAAGGGATTGCCGTTCGAGAAGGTCACGGGCAACGCGCGCATCGAGAATGGCATCGGCCGAACCGACGATCTTTCGATGATCACGTCTCCCGCCCGCGTGCAGATGCAAGGCACGGTCGATCTGCCGAAGAAGACACAGGACCTTCACGTCAAGGTGATCCCGACCGTCGGCGCGGGCGCGGTGGCGCTCGGCGCAGCCGTGATCAATCCGCTGCTCGGTCTCGGCGCGCTCGCCGCCGACCTCGCGCTGTCGCAGTCGATCAAGAAAGCGTTCGCGGTCGACTATTCGATCACCGGATCGTGGAGCAAGCCGGTCGTTCAGCGCCTGCATGGCGATCAGGGTAAGATCGAATCACCCGCTGCCGTCGCGCGTCCGTCAGCCGCTCAATAA